From one Bacteroides intestinalis DSM 17393 genomic stretch:
- a CDS encoding sodium ion-translocating decarboxylase subunit beta → MEEIFAKLYDMTAFSNIIADPSFLVMYAIAFILLYLGIKKHYEPLLLVPIAFGVLIANFPGGDMGVIQADENGMVMVNGVLKNIWEMPLHEIAHDLGLMNFIYYMLIKTGFLPPIIFMGVGALTDFGPMLRNLRLSIFGAAAQLGIFTVLLCAVMIGFTPQEAGALGIIGGADGPTAIFTTIKLAPHLLGPIAIAAYSYMALVPVIIPLVVKLFCSKKELMINMKEQEKLYPSKTEIKNLRVLKIIFPIAVTTIVALFVPTAVPLIGMLMFGNLIKEIGADTSRLFDAAANSIMNAATIFLGLSVGATMTSEAFLNWTTIGIVIGGFLAFALSITGGIFFVKLFNLFSKKKINPLIGATGLSAVPMASRVCNEIATKYDPKNHVLNYCMSSNISGVIGSAVAAGVLISFLG, encoded by the coding sequence ATGGAAGAAATATTTGCAAAACTCTATGATATGACGGCGTTCAGCAATATCATTGCCGACCCGTCGTTTCTGGTGATGTATGCCATTGCTTTCATTCTGCTGTACTTGGGTATCAAGAAGCACTACGAACCGTTGTTGCTGGTGCCCATCGCTTTTGGTGTACTTATCGCCAACTTTCCCGGTGGTGATATGGGGGTCATTCAGGCAGATGAAAACGGAATGGTAATGGTAAATGGGGTATTGAAGAACATCTGGGAAATGCCGCTCCATGAAATAGCGCACGACCTGGGATTGATGAACTTCATCTACTATATGTTGATTAAGACGGGCTTCTTGCCGCCTATCATTTTTATGGGTGTGGGTGCTTTGACGGACTTCGGACCGATGCTTCGCAACCTGCGTCTCTCTATCTTTGGTGCTGCTGCACAGTTGGGCATCTTCACTGTGCTGCTATGTGCTGTTATGATAGGTTTCACTCCACAGGAGGCTGGTGCACTGGGCATTATCGGTGGTGCTGATGGTCCGACGGCTATCTTCACGACTATTAAGCTGGCTCCGCATCTGTTGGGTCCGATTGCTATTGCAGCCTATTCTTACATGGCGTTAGTGCCGGTGATTATTCCGTTGGTAGTGAAGCTGTTCTGCTCTAAGAAGGAATTGATGATCAATATGAAGGAACAGGAAAAGCTCTATCCTTCGAAGACGGAAATCAAGAATCTGCGTGTACTGAAAATCATTTTCCCGATAGCAGTAACTACAATTGTCGCTCTCTTTGTACCGACGGCAGTGCCTTTGATCGGTATGTTGATGTTCGGTAACCTGATTAAGGAAATCGGTGCGGATACAAGCCGTTTGTTTGATGCGGCTGCCAATAGTATCATGAATGCGGCAACTATTTTCTTAGGACTGAGTGTAGGCGCAACTATGACAAGCGAAGCATTTCTGAACTGGACAACCATTGGTATTGTTATTGGTGGTTTCCTTGCATTTGCGCTTTCTATTACGGGTGGTATCTTCTTTGTGAAGCTGTTCAACCTGTTCAGCAAGAAGAAGATAAATCCGTTGATCGGTGCAACAGGATTGAGTGCTGTGCCTATGGCAAGCCGTGTGTGCAATGAGATTGCTACGAAGTATGACCCGAAGAACCATGTGCTGAATTACTGTATGTCCAGTAATATCTCCGGTGTAATCGGTTCGGCTGTAGCGGCGGGTGTGCTGATTTCGTTCCTGGGATAA
- a CDS encoding biotin/lipoyl-containing protein, producing MKKEIKFSLVFRDMWQSAGKYVPRVDQLVKVAPAIVEMGCFARVETNGGGFEQVNLLFGENPNKAVRAWTKPFHEAGIQTHMLDRALNGLRMSPVPADVRRLFYKVKKVQGTDITRTFCGLNDTRNIIPSITYAKEAGMISQCSLCITHSPIHTVEYYTDMALTLIKAGADEICIKDMAGIGRPVSLGKIVANIKAAHPEIPIQYHSHAGPGFNMASILEVCEAGCDYIDVGMEPLSWGTGHADLLSVQAMLKDAGFQVPEVNMEAYMKVRALIQEFMDDFLGLYISPKNRLMNSLLIGPGLPGGMMGSLMADLESNLESINKYKAKRNLPFMTQDQLLIKLFNEVAYVWPRVGYPPLVTPFSQYVKNLAMMNVIAMEKGKERWGMIADDIWDMLLGKAGKLPGTLAPELVEKAEREGRKFFTGNPQDNYPDALDKYRKMMKENKWDLGEDDEELFEYAMHPAQYEAYKSGKAKEDFLADVEKRKAELNKSPLDDAKPKTLTVQVDGQAYRVTVAYGDIDLPANATAKVEAPVGEGQDVIAPLEGKFFLTKNAQETPVKVGDKVKKGDLLCYIEAMKTYNAIRADFDGTITAICATPGDTVSEDDVLMKIG from the coding sequence ATGAAAAAAGAAATTAAGTTCAGCTTGGTGTTCAGGGACATGTGGCAGAGTGCCGGAAAATATGTGCCCCGCGTAGACCAGTTGGTAAAGGTTGCTCCAGCTATTGTTGAAATGGGCTGTTTTGCCCGGGTAGAAACCAATGGCGGAGGTTTTGAACAGGTAAATTTATTGTTTGGTGAAAATCCTAATAAAGCTGTACGTGCATGGACGAAACCGTTCCACGAAGCCGGTATACAAACTCACATGTTGGATCGCGCATTGAATGGTCTGCGCATGAGCCCCGTGCCTGCGGATGTACGTAGGCTGTTTTACAAAGTGAAGAAAGTACAGGGGACAGACATCACACGTACGTTCTGTGGACTGAATGATACCCGTAACATTATTCCTTCCATCACTTACGCTAAGGAAGCCGGAATGATTTCACAGTGTTCGCTCTGTATCACCCATTCGCCCATCCATACAGTAGAATACTATACGGATATGGCGTTAACGCTCATCAAGGCAGGTGCCGATGAAATCTGTATCAAGGATATGGCAGGTATCGGACGCCCGGTATCATTGGGTAAGATTGTAGCAAATATCAAGGCGGCACATCCTGAAATCCCTATCCAGTATCATAGTCATGCAGGTCCTGGTTTTAATATGGCAAGCATCCTTGAAGTTTGTGAGGCTGGTTGCGATTATATCGATGTGGGTATGGAACCGTTGTCATGGGGTACGGGACATGCTGACTTGCTGAGCGTGCAGGCAATGCTGAAAGATGCAGGTTTCCAGGTTCCTGAGGTGAATATGGAAGCATACATGAAGGTACGTGCATTGATTCAGGAATTTATGGACGATTTTCTTGGTCTGTACATCAGTCCGAAAAACCGCTTGATGAACTCCCTGCTGATCGGTCCGGGACTTCCGGGTGGTATGATGGGTAGCCTTATGGCCGACCTGGAGTCCAATCTGGAATCCATCAATAAATATAAGGCAAAACGTAACTTGCCGTTTATGACGCAGGATCAGTTGCTTATCAAGCTGTTTAACGAAGTAGCTTATGTATGGCCGCGTGTAGGTTATCCTCCGTTGGTAACTCCGTTCAGCCAGTACGTTAAGAATCTGGCGATGATGAACGTGATTGCCATGGAAAAAGGCAAGGAACGTTGGGGTATGATCGCTGATGATATCTGGGATATGCTGTTGGGCAAGGCAGGTAAACTGCCGGGTACGCTGGCTCCTGAACTCGTGGAGAAAGCGGAACGTGAAGGCCGTAAGTTCTTCACCGGAAATCCACAGGATAATTATCCGGATGCGCTCGACAAGTATCGCAAGATGATGAAAGAGAATAAATGGGATCTGGGAGAAGATGATGAAGAACTCTTCGAATATGCCATGCATCCGGCACAATACGAAGCATACAAGAGTGGCAAGGCGAAAGAAGACTTCCTGGCAGACGTGGAAAAACGGAAGGCGGAACTTAATAAGTCCCCGTTGGATGACGCTAAACCGAAGACGCTAACCGTACAGGTGGATGGACAGGCTTATCGCGTAACGGTGGCTTATGGTGATATTGACCTACCGGCAAATGCTACTGCGAAAGTGGAAGCCCCCGTAGGCGAAGGTCAGGATGTGATCGCTCCGTTGGAAGGTAAGTTCTTCCTGACGAAGAATGCACAGGAAACTCCGGTGAAGGTGGGCGACAAGGTGAAGAAAGGTGACTTGCTTTGCTACATTGAAGCCATGAAGACATACAATGCCATCCGTGCCGACTTTGACGGAACAATTACGGCTATTTGTGCCACTCCGGGGGACACTGTTTCAGAAGATGATGTATTAATGAAGATAGGATAA
- a CDS encoding OadG family protein has translation MENLNTALLLMVVGMTTVFAILLIVIYLGKGLILLVNKYAPEEVVPDKKGAQGPAAIPGNILAAISAAVTVVTQGKGKVAKVEKVK, from the coding sequence ATGGAAAATCTCAACACAGCGCTTCTGCTGATGGTGGTAGGTATGACGACAGTGTTCGCTATCCTGCTGATTGTAATCTACTTAGGTAAAGGACTCATTCTTCTGGTAAACAAGTATGCCCCCGAAGAGGTGGTGCCGGATAAGAAAGGTGCGCAAGGTCCCGCAGCGATTCCCGGAAATATTTTGGCTGCTATCAGTGCCGCTGTAACAGTGGTGACACAAGGCAAGGGTAAAGTAGCCAAGGTCGAGAAAGTAAAATGA
- a CDS encoding HU family DNA-binding protein translates to MMFYKKNQQKINGLWYPKSITWGKAITTDQVADQLAYLSTTTRGDAYAIVKNLGKVLSLYMAQGRTVKIDGVGTFYYTAAANKKGVQTAKEVSASQIVGVRVRFIPEVERDVNSKVVTRSMVDNNICWEEWGKTVTSGGNTDSGNTGGDGGIEDDPLG, encoded by the coding sequence ATTATGTTTTACAAGAAAAATCAACAGAAAATCAATGGCTTGTGGTATCCTAAATCAATTACATGGGGTAAAGCCATTACAACCGATCAGGTTGCGGATCAATTGGCATATCTTTCTACCACTACCCGTGGTGATGCCTATGCTATCGTCAAAAACTTGGGAAAAGTGCTCTCCCTTTATATGGCACAGGGACGTACGGTGAAAATAGATGGGGTTGGCACTTTTTATTATACGGCTGCTGCTAATAAGAAGGGAGTACAAACTGCTAAGGAGGTCAGTGCCTCTCAGATCGTGGGCGTGCGCGTCCGTTTCATTCCCGAGGTTGAACGCGATGTGAATAGTAAGGTTGTTACTCGCAGCATGGTGGATAATAATATCTGTTGGGAAGAGTGGGGCAAAACCGTCACTTCCGGTGGCAACACCGATAGCGGAAATACCGGCGGCGACGGTGGTATCGAGGATGATCCGTTGGGCTGA
- a CDS encoding DEAD/DEAH box helicase family protein: protein MFYRLITQKRDEWLCSADCTIRELLSYIDRKGRMRDTQLDAIKTYLFLKIACKNQPLWKLFVNGTFNSMDLSTMPLTVEARNVLTTNKAAAALLEYALQKDKNGRQLAPALETFIKEHATEIDYEKAFRKIFYDVTYTDYLFSLPMGAGKTYLMAAFIYIDLYFAQNEPSNPCFAHNFMIFAPSGLKSSIIPSLKHIKEFDPSWVIPEPTASQLKRLIKFEILNEQKSAKKSNLIKNPNAQKINNHQPLEDLMGLVAITNAEKVILDRVDQEEEINLFSEEEYNKVKLANELRNIIGQLPNLTIYIDEVHHAADGEIKLRKVVNEWTRAHSFNAVLGFSGTPYLEKAENVVLGETFSIKNTDLANVVYHYPLIEGIGNFLKTPEVKYADNETDMIVRNGIKEFLEKYKATIYPDKTRAKLAIYCGQIETLEEQIYPLAAEISAAYGLDPVTSILKYHGGNSKYPQPEGSETEFASLDTIFSKIRIVLLVQIGKEGWDCKSLTGVILPQKGVCPTNMVLQTSCRCLRQVQKNHAETALIWLNKFNADTLNKQLKQQQNITLQEFSDKKTYSFKSIERFSRMERMQVPPIDFFQLKVSYQTLIIDEDTHTAERLTDKGILRQAELSIIHHQDMEGHIIGHYEEEKQSNHEIASFNHWLQLIAKESFGTLSIPELRKYDKELNGIFRQITLKEGKFLSFNHYFDHMQIRSLIRQAFVPKRDFRTNEEIVPAKANLLQIEKLVSPIEVTDDSHFYPSQKEVKEVLQWDNHAADAPLAPEVQAAMKILEAQGMDTSSLHPHDPHPERRKTYHYLPYRFDSPLEREYFSQSILPIIKNKELEIYFNGDDTITEFKIDCYKQAGKEWRYIGKYVPDFLLISRNADKQIHKIIIIETKGEGFAAKFADKRNFIETEFIKKNNEKFGYPRFNFLYLEDTLSREEQERRTLHAINQFFNN from the coding sequence ATGTTCTATAGACTGATAACCCAAAAACGTGATGAATGGCTATGCTCCGCAGATTGCACAATCCGCGAATTGCTATCCTATATCGACCGAAAAGGAAGGATGCGCGATACCCAGCTCGATGCCATAAAAACCTACCTGTTTCTCAAGATAGCATGCAAAAACCAACCTTTGTGGAAACTGTTCGTTAATGGAACATTCAATAGCATGGACTTAAGTACAATGCCGCTCACAGTAGAGGCACGCAATGTGCTGACAACCAACAAAGCCGCCGCTGCCTTGTTGGAATATGCCTTGCAGAAGGACAAGAACGGAAGACAGCTTGCTCCCGCATTGGAAACCTTCATCAAAGAACATGCTACGGAGATAGACTATGAAAAGGCTTTCCGAAAGATATTCTATGACGTAACCTATACGGATTATCTGTTCAGCCTGCCCATGGGAGCCGGAAAAACCTATCTGATGGCAGCATTCATCTATATAGATCTCTACTTCGCACAGAATGAGCCAAGCAATCCTTGCTTTGCACATAACTTCATGATATTTGCTCCTTCCGGACTGAAATCATCCATTATCCCCAGCCTAAAGCATATCAAAGAGTTTGATCCGTCATGGGTAATACCTGAGCCTACTGCTTCACAGCTTAAGCGGCTAATCAAATTCGAGATACTGAACGAACAGAAATCAGCCAAGAAGAGTAATCTCATCAAAAACCCCAACGCGCAGAAGATAAACAATCACCAACCACTGGAGGACTTGATGGGATTAGTGGCCATTACCAACGCCGAAAAAGTAATATTGGACAGGGTGGATCAAGAAGAAGAGATTAATCTGTTCTCAGAAGAAGAATATAATAAGGTGAAACTTGCTAATGAATTGCGGAATATCATCGGACAATTACCCAATCTGACCATCTACATAGACGAAGTGCACCATGCCGCCGATGGCGAAATAAAACTACGCAAAGTAGTGAACGAATGGACGCGCGCCCACTCGTTCAATGCTGTATTAGGCTTTTCGGGTACCCCCTATTTGGAGAAAGCGGAGAATGTAGTTTTAGGAGAAACATTCAGCATCAAAAATACAGACCTGGCCAACGTGGTGTATCACTACCCTCTCATTGAGGGGATCGGTAATTTCTTGAAAACACCTGAGGTGAAGTATGCCGATAATGAGACCGATATGATTGTCCGCAACGGAATTAAGGAGTTTTTGGAAAAATATAAAGCAACCATTTATCCGGACAAGACCCGTGCCAAGCTAGCCATCTATTGCGGACAGATAGAGACGCTGGAAGAACAGATTTATCCGCTCGCCGCCGAAATATCAGCTGCTTATGGACTGGACCCCGTGACAAGTATTCTGAAATATCATGGTGGAAACTCTAAATATCCACAGCCGGAAGGATCGGAAACAGAGTTCGCCTCACTTGACACTATCTTTTCCAAAATCAGAATAGTTTTGCTGGTACAAATCGGCAAAGAGGGATGGGACTGTAAGAGCCTCACCGGCGTAATCCTTCCTCAAAAAGGAGTATGCCCCACGAATATGGTGCTACAAACAAGTTGCCGCTGTCTGCGTCAAGTGCAGAAAAACCATGCGGAAACTGCCTTGATCTGGTTGAACAAATTTAATGCCGACACCTTGAACAAGCAGTTGAAACAACAACAGAACATCACTTTGCAGGAGTTCAGTGACAAGAAAACATATTCCTTCAAATCCATCGAACGATTTTCGCGCATGGAGCGGATGCAGGTGCCTCCCATTGACTTCTTCCAGTTAAAAGTTTCGTATCAGACATTAATCATCGACGAAGATACGCATACCGCAGAACGGCTGACAGACAAAGGCATATTGCGACAGGCCGAGTTGTCCATCATTCATCATCAAGACATGGAAGGACACATCATAGGGCACTATGAAGAAGAAAAACAATCGAACCATGAAATCGCTTCTTTCAATCATTGGCTACAACTCATTGCCAAAGAAAGCTTCGGTACACTCTCCATTCCGGAACTAAGAAAATACGATAAAGAGTTAAACGGCATCTTTCGCCAGATCACACTCAAAGAAGGAAAGTTCCTGTCTTTCAATCACTATTTTGACCACATGCAGATACGTTCTCTGATACGCCAAGCATTCGTCCCCAAGCGAGATTTTCGCACCAATGAAGAGATTGTGCCTGCCAAAGCTAACCTGCTGCAAATAGAAAAATTAGTTTCTCCGATTGAAGTGACCGATGACAGCCATTTCTACCCTTCACAAAAAGAGGTGAAAGAAGTGCTCCAATGGGATAATCACGCTGCTGACGCTCCACTTGCCCCTGAAGTGCAGGCTGCCATGAAAATATTGGAAGCACAAGGAATGGATACCTCATCGCTACACCCGCATGACCCACACCCCGAACGTAGGAAGACCTATCATTACCTTCCCTACCGTTTCGACAGCCCTCTGGAGAGAGAATATTTCTCACAATCCATCCTGCCCATAATCAAAAACAAGGAGCTGGAAATATACTTCAACGGTGATGACACCATAACCGAATTCAAGATTGACTGTTACAAACAGGCAGGCAAAGAATGGAGATACATAGGAAAATACGTCCCTGACTTCCTTCTCATCAGCCGCAATGCCGACAAGCAGATTCACAAAATCATTATCATTGAGACGAAAGGTGAAGGATTTGCCGCCAAGTTTGCAGATAAGCGCAACTTTATTGAGACCGAGTTCATCAAGAAGAACAACGAAAAGTTCGGCTACCCACGTTTCAACTTCCTCTATCTGGAAGACACATTAAGCAGAGAGGAACAGGAAAGACGAACCCTGCATGCAATCAATCAATTCTTTAACAACTAA
- a CDS encoding DNA-methyltransferase, which produces MAIKYVPYFPNTLEGQALLDNFVRTKRILRYRDNDKVIEHIERGMPFYETELQEKRGENPDGNLIIRGECVSACAYLKDKGISVDLVYIDPPFASGADYAKKVYIRRNPKVAEAMRQAETELDVEELKAFEEKMYGDIWDKERYLNWMYENLMAIKSVMSDTASIYVHLDWHIGHYVKVLMDEVFGEDNFVNEIVWCYNGPGSPGMQHFNKKHDTIFWYCKDKQDYIFNDKDIRMTHNAKTIDNFKKGLVGSGFISDTYDLNEKGKIPEDWWKYAVASRYPVDGIKRVEYATEKPYPLIERIVLASSNSNDIVADFFGGSGVLSTASHLNNRRFIHCDIGINSIQTVRDRLIAAKAEFDIFEIKDGVSLYRNPVQTMEKLKSLIIGLRNEDALDKFWEGSIMDTKCGMMPVYLPNLMDSSTRLLDKPLMNRIIREAMPDLPDDVKRVIVYYIDIIDRKEIEQFIKEQGNPLIEIELRDLKQVLDNVVVEDYAEWQLTETQDNLFKGWQVEIIQFHSDRVLKKIEVINLKGEQQVAQFNLKNSGKGKEKKYSPITISDEGLETIEWISLDCSTADKEAIWHSNSEVKIDKLGYTIRNGIKTNEFWDARIRCDHKPLRMKIRNICGDETVYTL; this is translated from the coding sequence ATGGCTATTAAATATGTACCCTATTTCCCGAATACACTGGAAGGCCAAGCATTGCTCGACAACTTTGTACGTACCAAACGCATCCTCCGCTATCGCGACAATGACAAAGTGATAGAACACATAGAGCGTGGCATGCCGTTCTACGAAACAGAGTTGCAGGAAAAGAGGGGTGAAAACCCGGACGGGAACTTGATTATCCGTGGTGAGTGTGTTTCTGCCTGCGCCTACTTAAAAGATAAAGGCATCAGTGTGGATTTGGTATATATCGATCCCCCGTTCGCCAGCGGGGCGGATTATGCGAAGAAGGTTTATATAAGGAGGAATCCCAAAGTGGCGGAAGCAATGCGACAGGCTGAAACGGAGCTGGATGTGGAAGAACTGAAAGCCTTTGAGGAGAAGATGTACGGTGACATTTGGGACAAGGAACGCTATTTGAACTGGATGTACGAGAATCTGATGGCCATCAAGAGTGTGATGAGCGATACGGCAAGCATTTACGTTCACTTGGACTGGCATATAGGGCATTATGTGAAGGTGTTGATGGATGAGGTGTTCGGAGAAGATAACTTTGTGAACGAGATAGTGTGGTGTTATAATGGACCTGGTTCACCGGGAATGCAACACTTTAATAAAAAACATGATACTATATTTTGGTATTGTAAAGATAAACAGGACTATATCTTTAATGATAAAGATATTCGAATGACACATAATGCCAAGACTATTGACAATTTCAAAAAAGGACTTGTTGGATCAGGCTTCATTTCTGATACATACGACTTAAATGAAAAAGGGAAAATACCAGAAGATTGGTGGAAATATGCTGTTGCCTCAAGATATCCTGTTGATGGAATAAAACGAGTAGAATATGCAACAGAGAAACCATACCCACTCATTGAGAGAATAGTTTTAGCAAGTTCTAATTCAAATGATATTGTAGCTGATTTTTTTGGAGGTAGTGGAGTTCTATCAACTGCCTCCCATCTTAATAACCGTCGGTTCATTCATTGTGACATCGGCATCAACAGCATACAAACCGTTCGCGACCGCCTCATAGCCGCAAAGGCCGAATTCGACATCTTCGAAATAAAAGACGGCGTTTCCCTCTACCGAAACCCCGTACAGACTATGGAGAAACTGAAAAGCCTGATTATCGGCCTTCGCAACGAAGATGCCTTGGACAAATTCTGGGAAGGCAGTATTATGGATACCAAATGCGGCATGATGCCTGTCTATCTGCCCAATCTGATGGACAGCAGCACCCGCTTGTTGGACAAACCACTAATGAACCGCATCATCCGCGAAGCCATGCCCGATTTGCCTGATGATGTAAAGCGCGTAATCGTCTATTACATAGATATCATCGACCGGAAAGAGATAGAGCAGTTCATCAAAGAGCAAGGCAACCCGCTCATTGAAATCGAGCTACGCGACCTGAAGCAGGTGCTTGACAACGTAGTAGTGGAAGACTATGCCGAATGGCAACTTACAGAAACACAGGACAACCTGTTCAAAGGATGGCAAGTAGAAATCATACAGTTCCACAGCGACCGTGTGCTTAAGAAGATAGAAGTCATCAACCTCAAAGGGGAGCAGCAAGTCGCGCAGTTCAATCTGAAGAACTCCGGCAAGGGTAAGGAAAAGAAATACTCCCCCATCACCATCAGCGATGAAGGGCTCGAAACCATCGAATGGATTAGCCTAGACTGCTCTACAGCCGACAAGGAGGCTATCTGGCACAGCAATAGTGAGGTAAAAATCGACAAGCTGGGCTACACTATCCGAAACGGCATAAAAACCAATGAGTTCTGGGATGCCCGTATCCGTTGTGACCACAAGCCTTTGAGAATGAAAATCCGTAACATCTGCGGAGACGAAACTGTATATACATTATAA
- a CDS encoding helix-turn-helix transcriptional regulator: protein MKSGYMLFFLSFLFLLGLTACTAPVSKTMLDYEQSLVRADSLVQAGVADSAQTARLLSELHREYNRVKELSDGKRVRLMPADKRKQFFWGAFTALMIGLNVWLSISNIKFSTDRKHRRYLIDLSENEQRLRNNELEKNELQECLREMSLTDEEREEVHRSLMNLMEHGSHLCDENESLRTRLKDYENRPLPRELELLRKEGERAHVLDGQVQALTSVLIDRDEVVGQLRSHPKFLTDEQWRYLQTLTDRVYEGFTTRLAGRFPKLTPADLQLCLLIRLRFTNAQVATLTAVSPASVSQQKFRLKKRLLQMDEALFANGETVDAVVEGC from the coding sequence ATGAAAAGCGGATATATGCTATTCTTTTTGTCCTTTCTTTTTCTTCTGGGGCTGACGGCTTGCACTGCCCCTGTCAGTAAAACCATGCTCGATTATGAACAATCCCTTGTCCGTGCCGACTCTTTAGTACAAGCCGGTGTCGCCGATAGTGCCCAAACCGCCCGTCTGCTTTCCGAACTGCATCGTGAATATAACAGGGTGAAGGAACTCTCCGACGGAAAGCGCGTCCGCCTGATGCCTGCCGATAAGCGGAAGCAATTCTTCTGGGGAGCATTTACTGCACTGATGATAGGTCTGAACGTATGGCTCTCCATAAGCAATATCAAGTTTTCGACCGACCGTAAGCATCGCCGTTACCTCATTGATTTGAGCGAGAATGAGCAACGTCTGCGCAACAATGAACTGGAAAAAAATGAATTGCAGGAGTGCCTGAGGGAAATGTCGTTGACGGATGAAGAACGGGAAGAAGTACATCGGTCATTGATGAACCTTATGGAGCATGGCAGTCACTTGTGCGATGAAAATGAGTCCCTTCGTACACGTCTTAAGGATTATGAAAATCGCCCCTTGCCCCGCGAACTGGAATTGTTGCGGAAGGAGGGGGAGCGTGCGCACGTGCTGGATGGCCAGGTACAGGCACTCACTTCTGTCTTGATAGACCGCGATGAGGTAGTGGGGCAACTGCGCAGTCATCCCAAGTTCCTCACGGACGAACAGTGGAGATACCTGCAAACACTCACGGACCGTGTGTACGAAGGGTTTACCACTCGCCTTGCCGGACGTTTCCCGAAACTTACGCCTGCCGACCTTCAGCTTTGCCTGCTCATCCGGTTGCGCTTTACCAACGCGCAGGTTGCTACGTTGACGGCCGTGTCGCCCGCTTCGGTATCTCAGCAGAAGTTCCGGTTGAAGAAGAGGCTGTTGCAGATGGACGAGGCGTTGTTTGCCAACGGTGAAACAGTGGATGCGGTGGTGGAAGGGTGCTGA